From the Kribbella sp. CA-293567 genome, the window GCGAGATCGGGCACATCCCGGTCTGGTCGCCCGGGACCGAACAGCCGCCCTGCACCTGCGGCTCGACCGGTTGCCTGGAGGCCCACATCGGCGCCGCCGGGATCGCCCGGACCGCTCGGGCCGGCAAGGTGATCGGCCCCCGCGGCACCCTCGCCACTTTGTTGCGTGCAGCAACCACTGGTGACGTCGCCGCGCGACAGGTCTTCGAGGAAGCCGGCGGCATGCTCGGTCGCGCGCTCGCCGGGGTGATCCACACGGTCGACCCCGAGGTCGTCGTACTGATGGGTGAGGGAGTGGACGGATGGGAGTTCTGGCAGACCGGGTTCGAGCCGTCGTTCCGGCGGTCGTTGCTCCCGGCGCGCAGCGCGGTACCGGTGGTGGTGGAGCCGTGGACGGAGGACCAGTGGGCCCGCGGCGCCGCATCGCTGGTGCTCTCCTCCCCCTTCGATTCGGCCGGCAACGGCGGCGAACAGAGCCGCCTCGTCCGGGCCCGGCTGGAAACCAGATGAAGCGCAAGAACCTCGGCTGGGTGCTGTTCTTCCTGCTGCCGAGCGCGATCCCGCTGTTCGTCTTCACGGTGGTGCCGATGGTCTCCTCGCTCTGGGTCAGCCTGCACAAGTGGAACCTGATCTCCCCGATGGAGTGGGTCGGGCTGCGCAACTACCAGAACCTGCTCACCGACGAGACCACCCGCCGGGTCTTCCTGCACACGCTGATCTACGTGGCCGGCTACCTCCCGATCGTGTACGCCGGTGGCCTCGGCCTGGCGCTCGCGCTGAACCAGAAGCTCAAGGGCCGCGCGTTCCTGCGAGCCACCTACTTCCTGCCCGTCGTCACCAGCTGGGTGGTCGTCGCGCTGGTCTGGAAGTGGCTGCTCAACCCCAGCAACGGCCTGGTCAACCAGGTACTCGGCGCCGTCGGCCTGCCGGAACCGGGCTGGTGGACCGATCCACAGTGGGCCCTGCCCGCGGTGATCCTGTCCTCGGCCTGGAAGGACCTCGGCTTCGTGATGGTGATCCTGCTGGCCGGGCTGCAGTCCATCCCGTCCG encodes:
- a CDS encoding carbohydrate ABC transporter permease, with the protein product MKRKNLGWVLFFLLPSAIPLFVFTVVPMVSSLWVSLHKWNLISPMEWVGLRNYQNLLTDETTRRVFLHTLIYVAGYLPIVYAGGLGLALALNQKLKGRAFLRATYFLPVVTSWVVVALVWKWLLNPSNGLVNQVLGAVGLPEPGWWTDPQWALPAVILSSAWKDLGFVMVILLAGLQSIPSDIYEAAKVDGSSAWQRFWRVTLPLLSPSTFFVVVISLINGFQVFDQVYVMTGGGPQGSSQVVVGQIYDLTFRYGRAGEASALSWILFAVILLITVFQIRGQRRWVHYA